CTGAGTTGCACTAAAATGTAGAGTCCCCTTCCAAGAGGTTTCAAAACTCTTTTAAGATGCAAAAATTAAACGCCTACGTTAAGTTATGCAACAGTACTACACAACATGAACAACAACATCGTGTGACTCCTAGGTTCCCGAGCTAATTCTAAGATCAACATGATGCCTGTTTAAGTTGGAAAGATCATTGATGCTTATACTTTCAAATTCAAGAGAGATCAACTAATTCACACTACTGGTCTCACAAATAGTGATCTTTCATGTAATTATAAGAGAATAAAACATGTACAGAAGTTCACAATTTCACATACAAACAAGTGCTACAATTAACTTAACAAGGTaggaagaaaaaagataaagaaacaTCATTGCTTACAGGGGAGCACTGATCAGGAGACTTCCTCTTTCGTCCACACTTTTTCCATCACCAGAGTTTTTGAGTCACCAAAAACCAATCACCACCAAATCACCCCACACGgagaagaagaaggaaaaaaaaaaatcaaagaatgGTGTCCTACAATATTCTAGCCACTTGAAGTTCTGATCATTGTGACCTTCTCCTCGAATGCTGTGACACCACACATCCTTCAAAGAAGTCCAGGACTGCGGTCTCAAGATCTTCAACAGAGTACTTGATGTAATTTTCAGGGTGCCTCCCACTCTCTATATGACCTCTGTATCTGCCAAGAAATGACCGATAAGCCGGGATTAGCAGCTCCGATATGGAGATCCGTAGCTCTTCACGAAGTCGTGTATCGGGTATCAGCCATAACGCTTGTGTTTTGTGAACGTCATCGAACATTGCATTGAACGACTTGAATCGTTCTCTCAGAGCAGTCTTTGAAACCCCGGATGAGAAGCTTCCACTAACATGCAAGCCTTCATTACTCAAACAATTCAACACCCCTACCCAGGTTGCTCGTTGGTAGCCCGTTGCAGCCTGCCTGTATTTCCCAGTGAGTTTCTTCAAATAGATATCCCCTATCATCTCCCTTAATTCAGGAGACCCTTTAATCTTTTGAACAATGTAATGAACATTGTTCATAACAAACACATGAGCCAATGAGTTGTCGCGGTAGTGCTTGGATTTGCCTTCTAAATTGAACTGCAGTATCACTGTTATCCATATCAAATGGAGGGCTAACGCGGATTGCTCCTCATGGTCAGTAAAATCCATATCTGGGCTAGTGTCATCATCCGGGTATCTAGAACCCGTTGTGGGCCTAGCCACGATCAATTCGCCTAAGGTTTGTTTATATTCGGAAATCAAGGTTATGTAGTTCATGACATACCTAGTCAAGGGATGAATGGTTCCACCGGGAACAGGGACTCTAGAAGGCTCTCTAAGCACGGCACTTTCAAACTCATTAAGCATCCCTCTAGCAGCCTCAGCTAGCCTAGATATTATCTCGGCCGCCTGAACCCTAAACGATTCAGAGGACTTGCCTTGAAAAACGGCATCAATATCGGGAAGTAAATCAATCAAAGTGTCGTGCAAATCCAAGATCTTGAACAGCTTCTCGGGGGCGCGTCTGCTAATACTAATAGCTTCAGCAAAGTTAAAAAGCTGAGCGGCGGGAGCCTTGACAGTTTCAGCAAAGCAGGCATCATCTAAGGAGTGGAGGCCTTGAAAGATTTGTTGGCAGAGTCGTTTTTCGCTGGCAAACAAGACCCTGACAGACAATTTGACAGCGCGAATCCATTTGCCAATCTTGGCATTCAAAGCCACCCATTCCAAGCGCTGGATGTCGCCGATGCTCAACTTGTCAACGCCCAGCTTCTTAAAAGTGGCATCGACGGCGGGTTTGCGTACGGTGGCGTAGACCTGGACACACTCCCTGGAGTAGCCAGCGAAGATCATCCTTTGGGCAATCAATCTAAGGTCATTAACACTATCGCAAGGCATCAGATCTATCTCCCGAATGCTACTCATGGATCGATAGGTGGACAGACTGCTGCTTTCGCCTTGTTCGGAAAGCagctcctcctcctcctcctctccctcctcctcctcatccttattactcgtattattattaccgaaaaaggaggaggaggaggaggtcCTTGTTCGTGGAGTTGACGAGGAACAAGTGACGGAGGAGTCAGAAAGTAGGGGTTCGGAGTCGACCTGAGAGATGAGGATGTTACGGAATTCGTCTTCAAGACGAGCCATGGCTATCCTCATGATATTGCTCTTGTtgactttcttcttcttcttcttgtcgTCGTCGTCTGGTAAGATAGCAGCTgactcctcctcctcctcctgcAGGGAGAGGTGGCTGATTTGATCGATGGCGGACAAGTATTGATGGATTTCGTGGCGGTGGCCGTCGAAGATCATGCCAAGTTCGGAGGAGGAGCAAGGGTCCCATCGGAGAATCATCTGTTGGGCTGATTCAGTATCTTCTGTTGTTGTGCTGGTGGGATGctccatcatcaatcaataataatacttttaatttgaaatatacaaattaaaaatattttgattgattgataaaGTCAGTCTAATTGAATTGAAAAGTACGTACGGTGGTCAGGTGATGATGGTGGTGCTACTAATAACTCACtggattggattggattggattggattggattggatGGAATTTGGGAGTTTTTAAATACGTCGACAAATTTTAACACAACAACATCATcgtcaattcatcatcatcaccaacagataaatatataataaataaatatataccacaacaacaaaaatgaaaaatacaacAACACGGACCTTTCCTTCCTTCCTTTCAGTTTTTAACTTGGTTTTAGTCGTCGTCGTCAATTCGTTTCCTCTATTTCTTACATCAAAat
The Erigeron canadensis isolate Cc75 chromosome 2, C_canadensis_v1, whole genome shotgun sequence DNA segment above includes these coding regions:
- the LOC122589180 gene encoding exocyst complex component EXO70A1-like; the encoded protein is MMEHPTSTTTEDTESAQQMILRWDPCSSSELGMIFDGHRHEIHQYLSAIDQISHLSLQEEEEESAAILPDDDDKKKKKKVNKSNIMRIAMARLEDEFRNILISQVDSEPLLSDSSVTCSSSTPRTRTSSSSSFFGNNNTSNKDEEEEGEEEEEELLSEQGESSSLSTYRSMSSIREIDLMPCDSVNDLRLIAQRMIFAGYSRECVQVYATVRKPAVDATFKKLGVDKLSIGDIQRLEWVALNAKIGKWIRAVKLSVRVLFASEKRLCQQIFQGLHSLDDACFAETVKAPAAQLFNFAEAISISRRAPEKLFKILDLHDTLIDLLPDIDAVFQGKSSESFRVQAAEIISRLAEAARGMLNEFESAVLREPSRVPVPGGTIHPLTRYVMNYITLISEYKQTLGELIVARPTTGSRYPDDDTSPDMDFTDHEEQSALALHLIWITVILQFNLEGKSKHYRDNSLAHVFVMNNVHYIVQKIKGSPELREMIGDIYLKKLTGKYRQAATGYQRATWVGVLNCLSNEGLHVSGSFSSGVSKTALRERFKSFNAMFDDVHKTQALWLIPDTRLREELRISISELLIPAYRSFLGRYRGHIESGRHPENYIKYSVEDLETAVLDFFEGCVVSQHSRRRSQ